Proteins found in one Sorghum bicolor cultivar BTx623 chromosome 1, Sorghum_bicolor_NCBIv3, whole genome shotgun sequence genomic segment:
- the LOC110430339 gene encoding heat shock 70 kDa protein, mitochondrial-like: MTRVPKVQAVVSEIFGKSPSKGVNPDEAVAMGAAIQGGILRGDVKELLLLDVTPLSLGIETLGGIFTRLINRNTTIPTKKSQVFSTAADNQTQVGIRVLQGEREMAADNKLLGEFDLVGIPPAPRGLPQIEVTFDIDANGIVTVSAKDKATGKEQNITIRSSGGLSEADIQKMVQEAELHAQKDQERKALIDIRNNADTTIYSIEKSLGEYRDKIPSEVASEIEAAIADLRQEMASDDIEKIKAKLEAANKAVSKIGQHMSGGGSGGSQSGSGPQGGGDQAPEAEYEEVKK, translated from the exons ATGACTAGGGTTCCAAAGGTGCAGGCGGTAGTCTCTGAAATCTTTGGAAAGAGCCCAAGCAAAGGAGTCAACCCAGATGAAGCTGTGGCCATGGGTGCTGCCATTCAGGGTGGCATTCTCCGTGGAGATGttaaggagcttcttcttcttgatgttACTCCCCTGTCACTGGGTATTGAGACCCTCGGTGGTATCTTCACCAGATTGATCAACAGAAACACTACAATCCCTACAAAGAAAAGTCAG GTGTTCTCAACTGCTGCTGACAATCAGACCCAAGTGGGTATCCGTGTCTTGCAAGGTGAGCGTGAAATGGCTGCAGACAACAAACTTCTTGGTGAATTTGATCTTGTGGGCATTCCGCCTGCCCCAAGAGGCTTGCCTCAGATTGAGGTTACATTCGACATCGACGCCAATGGGATTGTGACCGTCTCAGCCAAAGATAAGGCTACCGGGAAGGAGCAGAACATCACCATCCGATCCTCGGGTGGGCTGTCCGAGGCTGACATCCAGAAGATGGTGCAAGAAGCTGAGCTGCATGCCCAGAAGGATCAGGAACGGAAAGCACTCATTGACATCCGGAACAATGCTGACACCACTATCTACAGCATCGAGAAGAGTCTGGGAGAGTACAGGGACAAGATCCCTTCTGAGGTTGCATCTGAGATCGAGGCGGCTATCGCTGACCTCCGCCAGGAGATGGCCTCAGATGATATCGAGAAGATCAAGGCCAAGCTTGAGGCTGCCAACAAGGCTGTCTCGAAGATTGGACAGCACATGTCTGGTGGTGGCTCTGGTGGCTCGCAGTCAGGATCTGGACCTCAGGGTGGCGGCGACCAGGCGCCGGAGGCAGAGTATGAGGAGGTTAAGAAGTGA
- the LOC8065690 gene encoding heat shock 70 kDa protein, mitochondrial, producing the protein MAASLLLRAVRRRELASPLGSLGASLQSTCAANVCSKWGNFARPFSAKAAGNEVIGIDLGTTNSCVAVMEGKNPKVIENAEGARTTPSVVAFTQKGERLVGTPAKRQAVTNPQNTFFGTKRLIGRRFDDPQTQKEMKMVPFKIVKAPNGDAWVETTDGKQYSPSQVGAFVLTKMKETAESYLGKSVSKAVITVPAYFNDAQRQATKDAGRIAGLDVERIINEPTAAALSYGMNNKEGLIAVFDLGGGTFDISILEISNGVFEVSLNLQD; encoded by the exons ATGGCGGCGTCGCTGCTCCTCCGCGCCGTGCGCCGAAGGGAGCTCGCGTCCCCTCTCGGATCC TTGGGCGCCAGCTTACAGTCAACATGTGCTGCCAACGTATGCTCAAAATGGGGAAATTTTGCAAGACCTTTTAG TGCAAAAGCTGCTGGAAATGAGGTTATTGGGATTGATTTGGGGACAACTAACTCATGTGTTGCTGTTATGGAGGGAAAG AACCCAAAAGTTATTGAGAATGCTGAAGGTGCGAGAACAACACCATCTGTTGTTGCATTTACTCAGAAGGGCGAAAGACTTGTTGgaactccagccaagcgccaagCAGTAACCAATCCCCAGAATACTTTCTTTGGAACAAAGAGGTTAATCGGGCGACGCTTTGATGATCCTCagacacagaaagagatgaagaTGGTGCCATTCAAAATCGTGAAGGCTCCAAATGGTGATGCTTGGGTTGAAACAACAGATGGGAAACAGTACTCACCAAGTCAGGTCGGTGCATTTGTGCTGACCAAGATGAAGGAGACAGCTGAATCTTACCTTGGCAAGTCTGTCTCAAAGGCAGTGATTACTGTTCCAGCTTATTTCAATGATGCTCAGCGTCAGGCCACAAAGGATGCTGGCCGAATTGCTGGCCTTGATGTTGAAAGGATCATCAATGAACCTACAGCAGCCGCTCTGTCCTATGGAATGAACAACAAGGAAGGCTTGATAGCAGTATTTGATCTTGGAGGAGGAACTTTTGATATCTCTATTCTGGAGATCTCAAACGGAGTTTTTGAGGTATCTCTTAACCTTCAAGACTAA